Proteins co-encoded in one Kocuria flava genomic window:
- the polA gene encoding DNA polymerase I: MGTVSTETQPTPTAETPETAVRTVTVGAETDHPVEVAIPRPVSRPDRRLLLVDGHSLAFRAFFALSRAAEYGGGPAFVTSDGRHTEAVYGFVNTLVKLVREQRPTHLVVSFDLDGPTLRSEQYEHYKGGRDETPEEFHGQVPQIQRLLEALGVPVVTAEGHEADDVLATLARRGAEADYEVLVFSGDRDAFQMIDDHVTVVYPGRTPSDLKHMDAAAVVEKYKVPPQHYPDLAALTGEQADNLPGVPGVGAGFAAKWILAYGGVETLLEHADRIKGKKGEALRAHRADVERNRRLNRLVDDLELDVELGAAALPVPDPAAVGEVFDDLEFGEGLRNRLFEAFGAPAEEPEAVHVEVGEPVRLEEAAALADWLGDGEDPVAVRPVARPGDAVLPGAHETSRLVLARGSEAAWADLGEAEPALEQALGRWLADPARPKVVMDFKDSYKSLRARGLVLDGVTDDPSLSGYLIQPERRSYALADMLEQHLQLSVPGPAAAAAGQTELELDPGAAEAAELAREAALAAGTLRLSEHLAPLLAERGADRLLRELELPLARVLGDMELAGIAVEPDGVQVLLDDFAGVIEQARAEAHAQIAEPVNLGSTKQLQQVMFEELGLPRTKKIKSGYTTDADAVAELLTRTDPDSKGHRFLAALLAYRDANKLRQTVEGLQKAVADDGRVHTTYVQNVAATGRLSSTNPNLQNIPVRTEAGRRIRALFVVGPEHEALLTADYSQIEMRIMAHLSGDEALIAAFRQGEDLHRFVGAKIFGVEPAEVSAEMRSKVKAMSYGLVYGLSSFGLSKQLRIPVDEARTLMSDYFTRFGAVRDYLRGVVEQAREDGYTATIDGRRRYLPELSSDNRQVRAMAERAALNAPIQGSAADIIKKAMLGVDRRLGAEGLRSRMLLQVHDELVVEVAAGEHEAVETVLREEMGGAAQLSVPLEVNVGFGRTWHEAAH, encoded by the coding sequence ATGGGGACCGTGAGCACAGAGACGCAGCCGACACCGACCGCCGAGACCCCCGAGACCGCCGTCCGCACCGTGACCGTCGGCGCGGAGACCGACCACCCGGTCGAGGTGGCGATCCCGCGGCCCGTCTCGCGCCCGGACCGCAGGCTGCTGCTCGTCGACGGGCACTCCCTGGCCTTCCGCGCGTTCTTCGCGCTCTCGCGCGCCGCGGAGTACGGCGGCGGCCCGGCGTTCGTGACCTCCGACGGGCGGCACACCGAGGCCGTCTACGGCTTCGTGAACACCCTCGTGAAGCTCGTGCGCGAGCAGCGGCCCACGCACCTGGTCGTCTCCTTCGACCTGGACGGGCCGACGCTGCGCTCCGAGCAGTACGAGCACTACAAGGGCGGGCGCGACGAGACCCCCGAGGAGTTCCACGGCCAGGTCCCGCAGATCCAGCGCCTCCTCGAGGCCCTGGGCGTGCCGGTCGTCACGGCCGAGGGCCACGAGGCCGACGACGTCCTCGCGACCCTGGCCCGCCGCGGCGCCGAGGCCGACTACGAGGTGCTCGTCTTCTCCGGGGACCGGGACGCGTTCCAGATGATCGACGACCACGTCACGGTGGTCTACCCGGGCCGGACCCCCTCCGACCTCAAGCACATGGACGCCGCCGCGGTCGTCGAGAAGTACAAGGTCCCGCCGCAGCACTACCCGGACCTCGCCGCCCTCACCGGCGAGCAGGCCGACAACCTGCCCGGCGTGCCCGGGGTCGGCGCGGGGTTCGCGGCCAAGTGGATCCTCGCCTACGGCGGGGTGGAGACCCTGCTCGAGCACGCCGACCGGATCAAGGGCAAGAAGGGCGAGGCCCTGCGCGCCCACCGCGCCGACGTCGAGCGCAACCGTCGGCTGAACCGGCTCGTGGACGACCTCGAGCTCGACGTCGAGCTGGGCGCCGCGGCCCTGCCCGTCCCGGACCCCGCCGCCGTCGGGGAGGTCTTCGACGACCTCGAGTTCGGGGAGGGGCTGCGCAACCGCCTCTTCGAGGCCTTCGGCGCCCCGGCCGAGGAGCCCGAGGCGGTCCACGTCGAGGTGGGCGAGCCCGTGCGGCTCGAGGAGGCCGCGGCCCTGGCCGACTGGCTGGGCGACGGCGAGGACCCGGTGGCCGTGCGCCCCGTGGCCCGCCCCGGCGACGCCGTCCTGCCCGGCGCGCACGAGACCTCCCGGCTCGTGCTGGCCCGGGGGAGCGAGGCCGCGTGGGCGGACCTCGGCGAGGCGGAGCCCGCGCTCGAGCAGGCGCTCGGGCGGTGGCTGGCCGACCCCGCCCGCCCCAAGGTCGTGATGGACTTCAAGGACTCCTACAAGTCCCTGCGCGCCCGGGGCCTCGTGCTCGACGGCGTGACCGACGACCCCTCCCTCTCCGGCTACCTCATCCAGCCGGAGCGGCGCTCCTACGCCCTGGCCGACATGCTCGAGCAGCACCTGCAGCTGAGCGTGCCCGGACCCGCCGCGGCCGCGGCCGGGCAGACGGAGCTCGAGCTCGACCCCGGCGCCGCCGAGGCGGCCGAGCTCGCCCGCGAGGCCGCCCTCGCCGCCGGCACCCTGCGCCTGAGCGAGCACCTCGCGCCGCTGCTGGCCGAGCGCGGGGCCGACCGGCTGCTGCGCGAGCTCGAGCTGCCGCTGGCGCGCGTGCTCGGGGACATGGAGCTGGCCGGCATCGCTGTGGAGCCCGACGGCGTGCAGGTGCTGCTGGACGACTTCGCGGGCGTGATCGAGCAGGCCCGCGCCGAGGCCCACGCCCAGATCGCCGAGCCCGTCAACCTCGGCTCGACCAAGCAGCTGCAGCAGGTGATGTTCGAGGAGCTGGGCCTGCCGAGGACCAAGAAGATCAAGTCCGGCTACACCACCGACGCCGACGCGGTCGCGGAGCTGCTCACCCGCACCGACCCGGACTCGAAGGGCCACCGCTTCCTCGCGGCCCTGCTGGCCTACCGCGACGCCAACAAGCTGCGCCAGACCGTGGAGGGGCTGCAGAAGGCGGTCGCCGACGACGGGCGGGTGCACACCACCTACGTGCAGAACGTCGCCGCGACCGGGCGGCTGTCCTCCACGAACCCGAACCTGCAGAACATCCCCGTGCGCACCGAGGCCGGCCGGCGGATCCGGGCGCTGTTCGTGGTCGGCCCCGAGCACGAGGCGCTACTGACCGCCGACTACTCCCAGATCGAGATGCGCATCATGGCCCACCTCTCCGGCGACGAGGCCCTCATCGCGGCCTTCCGCCAGGGCGAGGACCTGCACCGCTTCGTGGGCGCCAAGATCTTCGGCGTGGAGCCCGCCGAGGTCAGCGCCGAGATGCGCTCGAAGGTCAAGGCGATGAGCTACGGGCTGGTCTACGGGCTGAGCTCCTTCGGGCTGTCCAAGCAGCTGCGCATCCCCGTCGACGAGGCCCGCACGCTGATGAGCGACTACTTCACCCGCTTCGGGGCCGTGCGCGACTACCTGCGCGGGGTCGTGGAGCAGGCCCGGGAGGACGGCTACACCGCGACCATCGACGGCCGCCGCCGCTACCTGCCCGAGCTCTCCAGCGACAACCGCCAGGTGCGGGCCATGGCCGAGCGGGCCGCCCTCAACGCCCCGATCCAGGGCTCCGCCGCGGACATCATCAAGAAGGCCATGCTCGGCGTCGACCGGCGCCTGGGCGCCGAGGGGCTGCGCTCGCGGATGCTGCTGCAGGTCCACGACGAGCTCGTCGTGGAGGTCGCCGCCGGCGAGCACGAGGCCGTCGAGACGGTGCTGCGCGAGGAGATGGGCGGGGCCGCGCAGCTGTCCGTGCCGCTCGAGGTCAACGTGGGCTTCGGGCGCACCTGGCACGAGGCCGCCCACTGA
- a CDS encoding GNAT family N-acetyltransferase, translating to MADRAQQPTEPPAVQEYAAGGHEYTVTRFRVDPGGPSANPEAVEWVRAVRQGFHQTEPTPETLERTLAWLHEDRVLLCAAHPREVPEAALPPRRPAATFASWEGTLNVGGPALLPARLISEVTVRPTHSRRGLLRTLMGTELAAARTAGHAVALLTVTEATIYGRFGFGAATFDRTVEVSATTRLRLKAPTSGTVELADPEALRELAPRLFRRFHESSHGSVSRVSYHWREYTGEYGLTAQEPDPAVRCAVHHDEHGRPDGWVTYRFEPTTGYPLTLTVVDLVGASPDVSIALWEFVTSLDLVDRVRFGRAPVEDPLAWALADRGDYRVTGESDRIWLRVLDPVAALAARSYTARRRVVLSVVDPMGHADGLFALDTTGGAPVVERVGDRPRTADDDAGASLPAVELPPGADAAMRVDALGSLYLGAVKASTLARAGLVVARDEDALRALQDLMETPTAPYGVTQF from the coding sequence GTGGCGGACCGAGCGCAGCAGCCCACCGAGCCCCCCGCCGTCCAGGAGTACGCGGCGGGCGGGCACGAGTACACGGTCACGCGCTTCCGCGTGGACCCCGGTGGGCCCTCCGCCAACCCGGAGGCGGTCGAGTGGGTGCGCGCCGTGCGCCAGGGCTTCCACCAGACCGAGCCGACCCCGGAGACCCTCGAGCGGACCCTCGCGTGGCTGCACGAGGACCGGGTGCTGCTGTGCGCCGCCCACCCGCGGGAGGTCCCCGAGGCGGCGCTGCCCCCGCGCCGACCCGCGGCGACGTTCGCGTCCTGGGAGGGCACGCTCAACGTGGGCGGCCCGGCCCTGCTGCCGGCCCGGCTGATCTCCGAGGTGACCGTGCGCCCCACCCACAGCCGCCGCGGGCTGCTGCGCACGCTCATGGGCACGGAGCTGGCCGCGGCGCGCACGGCCGGGCACGCGGTGGCGCTGCTGACCGTCACCGAGGCCACGATCTACGGCCGCTTCGGCTTCGGGGCGGCGACCTTCGACCGCACGGTCGAGGTCAGCGCCACGACGCGGCTGCGGCTGAAGGCCCCGACCTCCGGCACCGTGGAGCTGGCCGACCCCGAGGCGCTGCGGGAGCTGGCCCCGCGGCTGTTCCGCCGCTTCCACGAGAGCTCGCACGGCTCGGTCAGCCGCGTGTCCTACCACTGGCGCGAGTACACGGGGGAGTACGGGCTCACGGCCCAGGAGCCGGACCCGGCGGTGCGCTGCGCGGTCCACCACGACGAGCACGGCCGCCCGGACGGGTGGGTGACCTACCGGTTCGAGCCGACGACCGGCTACCCGCTGACGCTGACGGTGGTCGACCTCGTGGGCGCCAGCCCGGACGTCTCGATCGCCCTGTGGGAGTTCGTCACCTCCCTGGACCTCGTGGACCGGGTCCGCTTCGGCCGCGCCCCGGTGGAGGACCCGCTCGCGTGGGCGCTGGCCGACCGCGGCGACTACCGGGTGACGGGGGAGTCGGACCGGATCTGGCTGCGGGTGCTCGACCCCGTCGCGGCCCTCGCGGCGCGCTCCTACACGGCCCGCCGCCGCGTCGTGCTCTCGGTCGTGGACCCGATGGGCCACGCCGACGGGCTCTTCGCCCTCGACACCACGGGCGGGGCGCCCGTGGTGGAGCGCGTCGGGGACCGGCCCCGCACCGCCGACGACGACGCCGGGGCCTCGCTGCCGGCGGTGGAGCTGCCGCCGGGGGCGGACGCCGCGATGCGCGTGGACGCGCTCGGGTCGCTGTACCTCGGGGCGGTCAAGGCGAGCACGCTGGCGCGGGCGGGGCTGGTCGTGGCCCGGGACGAGGACGCGCTGCGGGCGCTGCAGGACCTCATGGAGACCCCCACGGCCCCCTACGGCGTCACCCAGTTCTGA
- the rpsA gene encoding 30S ribosomal protein S1, whose protein sequence is MTTTTPQVAVNDIGTEEDFLAAVDATIKYFNDGDLVEGTVVKVDRDEVLLDIGYKTEGVIPSRELSIKHDVDPDEVVTVGDEVEALVLTKEDKEGRLILSKKRAQYERAWGDIEKIKEDDGVVTGTVIEVVKGGLILDIGLRGFLPASLVEMRRVRDLAPYIGQQIEAKIIELDKNRNNVVLSRRAWLEQTQSEVRSNFLHKLEKGQVRTGTVSSIVNFGAFVDLGGVDGLVHVSELSWKHIDHPSEVVEVGQEVTVEVLDVDMDRERVSLSLKATQEDPWQLFARTHALGQVVPGKVTKLVPFGAFVRVEDGIEGLVHISELAQRHVDMAEQVVSVGEELFVKVIDIDLDRRRISLSLKQANEGVDPDSTEFDPAQYGMAAEYDEQGNYKYPEGFDPETNEWIEGYEEQRAAWEQQYADAQARWEAHKEQVRKSIAEDAEAAAGGTTSSSSSSSSSSSAPAPTSYSSEAPASDSGTLASDEALAALREKLTGQ, encoded by the coding sequence ATGACCACCACCACCCCGCAGGTCGCCGTCAACGACATCGGAACCGAGGAGGACTTCCTCGCGGCCGTCGACGCGACCATCAAGTACTTCAACGACGGCGACCTCGTCGAGGGCACCGTCGTCAAGGTCGACCGCGACGAGGTCCTTCTCGACATCGGCTACAAGACCGAGGGCGTCATCCCGTCCCGCGAGCTGTCCATCAAGCACGATGTCGACCCCGACGAGGTCGTGACCGTGGGTGACGAGGTCGAGGCTCTGGTCCTCACCAAGGAGGACAAGGAAGGCCGCCTGATCCTGTCCAAGAAGCGGGCTCAGTACGAGCGCGCCTGGGGCGACATCGAGAAGATCAAGGAGGACGACGGCGTCGTCACCGGCACCGTCATCGAGGTCGTCAAGGGCGGCCTCATCCTCGACATCGGCCTGCGCGGCTTCCTGCCCGCCTCCCTCGTGGAGATGCGCCGCGTGCGCGACCTCGCGCCCTACATCGGCCAGCAGATCGAGGCGAAGATCATCGAGCTGGACAAGAACCGCAACAACGTGGTCCTGTCCCGCCGCGCCTGGCTCGAGCAGACCCAGTCCGAGGTCCGCTCCAACTTCCTGCACAAGCTCGAGAAGGGCCAGGTCCGCACGGGCACGGTCTCCTCGATCGTCAACTTCGGCGCGTTCGTCGACCTGGGCGGCGTGGACGGCCTCGTGCACGTCTCCGAGCTGTCCTGGAAGCACATCGACCACCCCTCCGAGGTCGTCGAGGTCGGCCAGGAGGTCACGGTCGAGGTCCTGGACGTCGACATGGACCGCGAGCGCGTCTCCCTGTCGCTCAAGGCGACCCAGGAGGACCCCTGGCAGCTGTTCGCCCGCACCCACGCCCTCGGGCAGGTCGTGCCGGGCAAGGTCACCAAGCTCGTCCCCTTCGGTGCGTTCGTGCGCGTCGAGGACGGCATCGAGGGCCTGGTGCACATCTCCGAGCTGGCCCAGCGCCACGTGGACATGGCCGAGCAGGTCGTCTCCGTGGGCGAGGAGCTGTTCGTGAAGGTCATCGACATCGACCTGGACCGCCGCCGCATCTCGCTGTCGCTCAAGCAGGCCAACGAGGGCGTGGACCCGGACTCCACCGAGTTCGACCCGGCCCAGTACGGCATGGCCGCCGAGTACGACGAGCAGGGCAACTACAAGTACCCCGAGGGCTTCGATCCCGAGACCAACGAGTGGATCGAGGGCTACGAGGAGCAGCGCGCCGCCTGGGAGCAGCAGTACGCCGACGCCCAGGCCCGCTGGGAGGCCCACAAGGAGCAGGTCCGCAAGTCGATCGCCGAGGACGCCGAGGCGGCCGCCGGCGGCACGACCTCGTCCTCCTCCTCGTCCTCGTCGTCGTCCTCCGCGCCGGCCCCGACCAGCTACTCCTCCGAGGCTCCGGCGTCCGACTCCGGCACGCTGGCCTCCGACGAGGCCCTGGCCGCGCTGCGCGAGAAGCTCACCGGTCAGTGA
- a CDS encoding IMPACT family protein has product MDPDPALSRATRYTTLAAGTEAVSELEIKRSRFLAVLGRAGTEAEARALTERLRREHHDARHHCSAFVLGPDRDVQRSSDDGEPAGTAGIPMLEALVQRRTGADAQGRDRTDLSDVTAVVVRWFGGTLLGAGGLVRAYSEAVSRALDAAALVDRERLRRWSLPAGHAEAGRLENELRAAGTPVLGTAYGPAGAELLLAVPDDGDAAAGLAARVASLTAGTGVLRPAGTDWVDLPR; this is encoded by the coding sequence ATGGACCCCGACCCCGCCCTCAGCCGCGCCACCCGCTACACGACCCTGGCCGCGGGCACGGAGGCGGTGTCCGAGCTGGAGATCAAGCGCTCGCGCTTCCTGGCGGTGCTGGGCCGCGCCGGGACCGAGGCCGAGGCGCGGGCGCTGACCGAGCGGCTGCGCCGGGAGCACCACGACGCCCGCCACCACTGCTCGGCCTTCGTGCTGGGCCCCGACCGGGACGTCCAGCGCTCCTCCGACGACGGAGAGCCCGCCGGGACCGCGGGGATCCCCATGCTCGAGGCCCTCGTGCAGCGCCGCACCGGCGCCGACGCGCAGGGCCGGGACCGCACCGACCTCTCCGACGTCACCGCCGTGGTCGTGCGCTGGTTCGGCGGGACGCTGCTGGGCGCCGGCGGGCTCGTGCGCGCCTACTCCGAGGCGGTCTCGCGGGCCCTCGACGCCGCGGCGCTCGTGGACCGGGAGCGGCTGCGCCGGTGGTCCCTGCCGGCCGGGCACGCCGAGGCCGGGCGGCTGGAGAACGAGCTGCGCGCCGCGGGGACCCCCGTGCTGGGGACCGCCTACGGGCCCGCCGGGGCCGAGCTGCTGCTGGCCGTGCCCGACGACGGGGACGCCGCCGCGGGCCTGGCCGCCCGGGTCGCGTCCCTCACCGCCGGCACGGGCGTGCTCCGCCCGGCCGGCACCGACTGGGTCGACCTGCCCCGCTGA
- the coaE gene encoding dephospho-CoA kinase: MLTIGLTGGIASGKSTVARRLAERGATVVDADAIARALQEPGEPGLEGIVAEFGPGVLTPEGRLDRPALGALVFADPAARARLNAVIHPLVRAEAERLAAAAGEDAVLVEDIPLLVETGRHDRFDLVLVVQAPEEERVRRMVEDRGMTAGDARARIAAQATDAERAAVATAVLVNDGTPQRLRERVDAWWDAEVAPRRRTPA; this comes from the coding sequence GTGCTCACCATCGGACTCACGGGCGGGATCGCCTCCGGCAAGTCCACGGTCGCCCGCCGCCTCGCCGAGCGCGGGGCCACCGTCGTCGACGCCGACGCCATCGCCCGCGCCCTCCAGGAGCCCGGCGAGCCCGGGCTCGAGGGGATCGTCGCCGAGTTCGGCCCCGGGGTGCTGACCCCCGAGGGGCGCCTGGACCGGCCCGCCCTCGGGGCGCTCGTCTTCGCCGACCCGGCGGCGCGCGCCCGCCTCAACGCCGTGATCCACCCGCTGGTCCGGGCCGAGGCCGAGCGCCTGGCCGCGGCGGCGGGGGAGGACGCGGTGCTCGTGGAGGACATTCCCCTGCTCGTGGAGACCGGACGGCACGACCGCTTCGACCTCGTCCTCGTCGTCCAGGCCCCCGAGGAGGAGCGGGTGCGGCGGATGGTCGAGGACCGGGGGATGACGGCCGGGGACGCCCGGGCCCGGATCGCCGCGCAGGCCACCGACGCCGAGCGGGCGGCGGTGGCCACGGCCGTGCTCGTCAACGACGGCACCCCGCAGCGGCTGCGCGAGCGGGTCGACGCCTGGTGGGACGCCGAGGTCGCCCCGCGGCGGCGGACCCCCGCCTGA
- a CDS encoding BCCT family transporter: MLDRLHDALRLRTSPTIFFGSAAVILVFVVLTLVFTDTMDAVFAQGSAWVIEQLGWFYILGVTVFLLFLVYLMISRFGQVRLGADDERPQHSNMSWFAMLFAAGIGTILMFWAVAEPVNHYANPPRQGVVPESTEAATEAMGFTLYHFGLHTWTIFTLPALAFGYFMYKRNLPPRVSSMFQPLLGERIHGPVGRVIDILAIVGTLFGVAVSIGLGTMQINSGLARLFGISESALSQILIITAVSIVAAVSVALGLDRGIKRLSNANILIAIALLVFILVSGPTVMMLKGTVESAGTYLSMLPALAFWNDTLADTGWQSGWTVFYWAWTITWSPFVGIFIARISRGRTIRQFVSGVLALPTLFTIIWFGIFGMGVFDIERNGDGGLVEAVVTEGDIPGAMFVFLENFPLSTVTSAVGVLIVVFFFITSIDSAALVMDTMGSGHEEESPVLQRVFWVVAIGVIAAILLTATGAEGLTALQNVAILIGLPFFVLGYVMIYSLLRALREDAGEVGVLPTRRWRRVLPPEEFQRRTTTGQLDEGVVVAPDYVEGSEPDNAPPIEHPAQPDYVQEYHTSSMRTVRPEEQRIRP, from the coding sequence ATGCTCGACAGACTCCACGACGCTCTCCGCCTGCGGACGAGCCCCACCATCTTCTTCGGCTCGGCGGCGGTGATCCTCGTCTTCGTCGTGCTGACCCTCGTGTTCACCGACACGATGGACGCGGTCTTCGCCCAGGGCTCCGCCTGGGTCATCGAACAGCTGGGCTGGTTCTACATCCTCGGCGTGACCGTCTTCCTGCTCTTCCTGGTCTACCTGATGATCAGCCGGTTCGGGCAGGTCCGCCTGGGCGCCGACGACGAACGGCCCCAGCACAGCAACATGTCCTGGTTCGCGATGCTCTTCGCCGCCGGCATCGGCACGATCCTGATGTTCTGGGCCGTGGCCGAGCCGGTGAACCACTACGCGAACCCGCCCCGCCAGGGCGTGGTCCCCGAGTCCACGGAGGCGGCGACCGAGGCGATGGGCTTCACGCTCTACCACTTCGGGCTGCACACCTGGACGATCTTCACCCTCCCGGCCCTGGCCTTCGGCTACTTCATGTACAAGCGCAACCTGCCCCCGCGCGTGTCCTCGATGTTCCAGCCGCTGCTGGGGGAGCGCATCCACGGTCCCGTGGGCCGGGTCATCGACATCCTCGCGATCGTCGGCACCCTCTTCGGCGTGGCCGTCTCGATCGGCCTGGGCACGATGCAGATCAACAGCGGCCTGGCCCGCCTGTTCGGGATCTCCGAGTCGGCGCTGTCGCAGATCCTCATCATCACCGCCGTGAGCATCGTCGCCGCGGTCTCCGTGGCCCTGGGCCTGGACCGCGGCATCAAGCGGCTGTCCAACGCCAACATCCTCATCGCGATCGCCCTGCTGGTGTTCATCCTGGTCTCCGGGCCCACGGTGATGATGCTCAAGGGCACGGTCGAGTCCGCCGGCACGTACCTGTCGATGCTGCCCGCCCTCGCCTTCTGGAACGACACCCTCGCCGACACCGGCTGGCAGAGCGGGTGGACGGTCTTCTACTGGGCCTGGACGATCACCTGGTCGCCGTTCGTGGGGATCTTCATCGCCCGCATCTCCCGCGGGCGCACCATCCGCCAGTTCGTCTCCGGCGTGCTCGCCCTCCCCACGCTGTTCACGATCATCTGGTTCGGCATCTTCGGGATGGGCGTGTTCGACATCGAGCGCAACGGCGACGGCGGGCTGGTGGAGGCCGTGGTCACCGAGGGCGACATCCCCGGGGCGATGTTCGTCTTCCTCGAGAACTTCCCGCTGTCCACGGTCACCTCGGCGGTGGGCGTGCTCATCGTGGTGTTCTTCTTCATCACCTCCATCGACTCCGCAGCCCTGGTCATGGACACCATGGGCAGCGGCCACGAGGAGGAGTCCCCGGTGCTCCAGCGGGTGTTCTGGGTCGTGGCCATCGGCGTGATCGCCGCGATCCTGCTCACCGCCACCGGCGCCGAGGGCCTCACCGCCCTGCAGAACGTCGCGATCCTCATCGGCCTGCCGTTCTTCGTGCTCGGCTACGTGATGATCTACTCGCTGCTGCGCGCCCTGCGCGAGGACGCCGGCGAGGTCGGCGTCCTGCCCACCCGCCGCTGGCGCCGCGTGCTGCCCCCGGAGGAGTTCCAGCGCCGGACCACGACCGGTCAGCTCGACGAGGGCGTCGTCGTCGCCCCCGACTACGTCGAGGGCTCCGAGCCGGACAACGCCCCGCCGATCGAGCACCCCGCGCAGCCGGACTACGTGCAGGAGTACCACACGAGCTCGATGCGCACGGTCCGCCCCGAGGAGCAGCGGATCCGGCCCTGA
- a CDS encoding DUF1206 domain-containing protein, whose amino-acid sequence MGEVGRQVRRAAGAAEDAGDSRGLRLAARVGYAASGLLHLMIGVIALRVAGGGSGSADQSGAVAQLAGSPGGAVLLWVCFLGAVALAVFLLSEAIVGARRLDGRERAQHLLKHLGQAVVYGAVGATFGAAALGGGGDSSAASQTWSARLMAHPAGTVLLYLVGAGIAVAGIWFVHRGVTRGFLEHFGDLPPGRAGKAVTWLGTVGYAAKGVALAVLGGIVVLATARHDPEDSSGLDGALKTLAAQPYGMWLLGAVAVGLICYGVFMGVRARYQRM is encoded by the coding sequence ATGGGCGAGGTCGGTCGGCAGGTCCGGAGGGCGGCGGGCGCCGCCGAGGACGCGGGGGATTCTCGCGGGCTGCGGCTGGCCGCGCGCGTGGGCTACGCGGCCTCGGGGCTGCTGCACCTGATGATCGGCGTCATCGCCCTGCGCGTGGCCGGCGGCGGCTCCGGCTCCGCGGACCAGAGCGGCGCCGTCGCCCAGCTCGCCGGGAGCCCCGGCGGGGCCGTGCTGCTGTGGGTGTGCTTCCTCGGCGCGGTGGCGCTCGCGGTGTTCCTGCTCAGCGAGGCGATCGTCGGCGCCCGCCGGCTCGACGGCAGGGAGCGCGCCCAGCACCTGCTCAAGCACCTCGGCCAGGCCGTGGTCTACGGGGCGGTCGGGGCGACCTTCGGCGCCGCCGCGCTCGGCGGGGGCGGTGACTCCAGCGCCGCGAGCCAGACCTGGAGCGCCCGGCTCATGGCCCACCCGGCCGGCACGGTGCTGCTCTACCTCGTCGGCGCCGGCATCGCCGTGGCCGGGATCTGGTTCGTCCACCGCGGGGTGACCCGCGGGTTCCTCGAGCACTTCGGCGACCTGCCCCCGGGACGCGCCGGGAAGGCCGTCACGTGGCTCGGCACCGTCGGGTACGCGGCCAAGGGCGTCGCCCTGGCCGTGCTCGGCGGCATCGTCGTGCTCGCCACCGCCCGTCACGACCCCGAGGACTCCAGCGGTCTCGACGGCGCCCTCAAGACCCTCGCCGCCCAGCCCTACGGCATGTGGCTGCTCGGGGCCGTGGCCGTGGGCCTGATCTGCTACGGCGTCTTCATGGGAGTGCGCGCCCGCTACCAGCGGATGTGA
- a CDS encoding vWA domain-containing protein: MRSSLQFPLTVVCAAALLTGCAGGAGTATAPESTGAPATAAAPSSSTAEPGATPWTADHGLAEVPLEDAPREPTPLERSLLVEPGPHAEEGTDEEVLAAARERDPRTAEEWSAAILAQIHGDYAEDVRTTVRFDPGTGERGAEPTATATGPAGARSVGTNHFALVLDASDSMARDAGGGTRMDAARAALTGFVEELPEGSTVSLRLYGHAGDATESGKQQSCTTTEVVHSGPADAEELGAALDEVRPTGFTPLARGIEAAAGDFPEDATDGIVYVVTDGVETCGGDPVAAAERLSASGIEPVVNVLGFQTGDADQQALAAIAEAGRGQYTRAGSRAELEAYWRDQNAAMARAWNEWRNTELREINEAGNANKRLANEVGNRIKTWSHNSST, translated from the coding sequence GTGCGCAGCAGCCTGCAGTTCCCCCTGACCGTCGTCTGCGCGGCCGCGCTGCTGACCGGCTGCGCGGGCGGTGCCGGGACGGCCACCGCCCCGGAGAGCACCGGGGCCCCGGCGACGGCGGCCGCCCCGTCGTCGTCGACCGCGGAGCCCGGCGCCACGCCCTGGACGGCGGACCACGGGCTGGCCGAGGTCCCCCTCGAGGACGCCCCGCGGGAACCGACCCCGCTGGAGCGGTCCCTGCTGGTCGAGCCCGGGCCCCACGCCGAGGAGGGCACCGACGAGGAGGTCCTCGCCGCGGCCCGCGAGCGGGACCCGCGCACCGCCGAGGAGTGGAGCGCGGCGATCCTCGCCCAGATCCACGGCGACTACGCCGAGGACGTGCGCACGACCGTGCGCTTCGACCCGGGCACCGGAGAGCGCGGCGCCGAGCCCACCGCGACCGCCACCGGACCGGCCGGGGCGCGCAGCGTGGGCACCAACCACTTCGCGCTCGTGCTCGACGCCAGCGACTCCATGGCCCGGGACGCGGGCGGCGGCACGCGCATGGACGCCGCGCGCGCGGCACTGACCGGGTTCGTCGAGGAGCTGCCGGAGGGCAGCACGGTGAGCCTGCGCCTGTACGGGCACGCGGGTGACGCCACCGAGTCCGGCAAGCAGCAGTCGTGCACGACGACCGAGGTCGTCCACTCCGGGCCCGCGGACGCCGAGGAGCTCGGGGCGGCCCTCGACGAGGTCCGCCCGACCGGCTTCACCCCGCTGGCGCGCGGCATCGAGGCGGCCGCCGGGGACTTCCCCGAGGACGCCACGGACGGCATCGTCTACGTCGTCACCGACGGCGTGGAGACCTGCGGCGGGGACCCCGTGGCGGCCGCCGAGCGGCTGAGCGCCTCGGGGATCGAGCCGGTCGTCAACGTCCTGGGCTTCCAGACCGGCGACGCCGACCAGCAGGCGCTGGCGGCCATCGCCGAGGCCGGCCGCGGGCAGTACACCCGCGCGGGCTCGCGCGCGGAGCTCGAGGCCTACTGGCGGGACCAGAACGCGGCGATGGCCCGGGCCTGGAACGAGTGGCGCAACACCGAGCTGCGCGAGATCAACGAGGCCGGCAACGCCAACAAGCGCCTGGCCAACGAGGTCGGCAACCGCATCAAGACCTGGTCTCATAACTCTTCTACCTGA